In Helicobacter bilis, a genomic segment contains:
- the rpsP gene encoding 30S ribosomal protein S16: MATVIRLTRMGRKKKPFYRIVVTDSRKRRDGGWIESIGFYNPVANPAVVKLDRERLEYWKSVGAKMSERVAILSK; this comes from the coding sequence ATGGCAACAGTAATTAGATTAACACGAATGGGTCGTAAGAAAAAACCATTTTATAGAATAGTAGTTACAGATTCAAGAAAAAGACGAGATGGTGGTTGGATTGAATCTATTGGTTTTTATAACCCTGTGGCTAATCCAGCAGTTGTAAAGCTAGATAGAGAGCGACTAGAATATTGGAAAAGTGTCGGTGCAAAAATGAGTGAAAGAGTTGCGATTTTAAGCAAATAA
- a CDS encoding KH domain-containing protein has product MAVSSMQKFSVQDFLEKYVKKIVKYPDDVAITTSAGKHSDYMICIQVANEDIGKIIGKDGKMVSALKNVVSACKAKDNVSYELVVVAHDSTNPCGNAKSQ; this is encoded by the coding sequence ATGGCAGTAAGTAGTATGCAAAAGTTTTCTGTGCAAGACTTCTTAGAAAAATATGTTAAGAAAATTGTAAAATATCCAGATGATGTGGCAATTACCACGAGTGCAGGGAAACATTCTGACTATATGATTTGCATTCAAGTTGCAAACGAAGATATAGGTAAGATAATAGGCAAAGATGGCAAAATGGTAAGTGCTTTGAAGAATGTCGTTTCTGCATGTAAGGCAAAGGATAATGTCTCATACGAGCTTGTAGTCGTAGCTCATGATAGCACAAATCCATGTGGTAATGCAAAGTCGCAATAA
- the rimM gene encoding ribosome maturation factor RimM (Essential for efficient processing of 16S rRNA) gives MPLNHAKYIESLPHFTPSNMVVVGKFGRSVGLKGGIRATILTDFPEILASDNVFYIEYVDKLSTILSNNKLNSNNTNNTQNKAGLIATKHNPTQENTRAYLPLILKTFHSTKKLVEFKEIIRREEAELLCNMLFYSTLDDTRELCTLEKDEFFYFDIIGMCVVEDGINLGIVKDIQEIANTHYLVLDKHFLIPYIDRYVLSVDLENRQIITKDARFLRMD, from the coding sequence ATGCCCCTTAATCATGCAAAATACATAGAATCTTTACCGCACTTCACACCATCAAATATGGTTGTTGTCGGCAAGTTTGGTAGAAGTGTGGGATTGAAAGGCGGTATTCGTGCTACGATATTAACAGATTTTCCCGAGATTTTAGCAAGTGATAATGTATTTTATATAGAATATGTGGATAAACTCTCAACTATTCTCTCTAACAATAAGCTGAATTCTAACAACACAAACAACACGCAGAATAAGGCTGGTTTAATAGCTACAAAACATAACCCCACACAAGAGAACACAAGGGCATATTTGCCCCTAATACTCAAAACTTTTCATTCCACAAAAAAGCTTGTAGAATTTAAAGAAATCATAAGACGCGAAGAAGCAGAACTTTTATGCAATATGCTTTTTTATAGCACACTTGATGATACAAGAGAGCTATGCACGCTAGAAAAAGATGAGTTTTTCTACTTTGATATTATCGGCATGTGCGTAGTAGAAGATGGCATAAATCTTGGCATTGTGAAAGATATACAAGAGATAGCAAATACACATTATCTCGTGCTTGATAAGCATTTTTTGATACCTTATATTGACCGCTATGTGCTTTCAGTTGATTTAGAAAATAGACAAATAATCACAAAAGACGCACGCTTTTTACGCATGGATTAA
- a CDS encoding toxin-antitoxin system YwqK family antitoxin produces the protein MLLKNVFIGFLSFSILHADTLKECKTEADKISGCVEKEYDSSVNLWRETPYKNGKKEGIEKRYYENGNLEGEIPYKNHNIDGDMKLYTEDKKLLAAINAQNNKLISGKCFNNKVLTDKDLKGIENNYINIEKALNYLQEICLNPFSYINN, from the coding sequence ATGTTACTAAAAAATGTGTTTATAGGATTTTTATCATTTTCTATCTTACATGCAGATACACTAAAAGAATGCAAAACCGAAGCGGATAAAATAAGCGGTTGTGTAGAAAAAGAATATGATTCAAGCGTGAATCTTTGGAGAGAAACACCATATAAAAATGGCAAAAAAGAAGGCATAGAAAAGCGGTATTATGAGAATGGGAATCTAGAAGGAGAAATACCATATAAAAACCATAACATAGATGGGGATATGAAACTCTACACAGAAGATAAAAAGCTGCTTGCCGCAATAAACGCACAAAATAACAAACTTATAAGCGGCAAATGCTTTAATAATAAAGTCTTAACAGACAAAGATTTAAAAGGGATTGAAAACAACTACATTAACATTGAAAAGGCACTTAACTATCTACAAGAAATATGCCTTAATCCTTTTTCATATATTAATAATTAA
- a CDS encoding toxin-antitoxin system YwqK family antitoxin has translation MLLKSVFIGFLSFSILHADTLKECKTEADKISGCIEKKYDSSVNIWIETPYKNGKVDGIAKEYYEKGKLASETPFKNDKREGIEKLYNENGNLVKEVPYKNREVNGTTKTYDDNGNLILEASVLNDILHGDMRFYTEDKKLLATINAQNDKFISGKCFNDKVLTDKALEEIYIFNNISKTINYLQRICLKSADTLKECESEADKISGCVERGYYANGNLWVEMPYKNGKREGIEKEYHYENGKLRAEIPFKNDSVNGDIKLYTKDGKLLALIKAENNKFISGKCSSDKALTSKDLEESNKYPYFESAINHLEVICIKSDSK, from the coding sequence ATGTTGCTAAAAAGTGTGTTTATAGGTTTTCTCTCATTTTCTATCTTACATGCAGATACACTAAAAGAATGCAAAACCGAAGCGGATAAAATAAGCGGTTGCATAGAAAAAAAATATGATTCAAGTGTGAATATTTGGATAGAAACACCATATAAAAATGGCAAAGTAGATGGCATAGCAAAAGAGTATTATGAGAAAGGGAAGTTAGCAAGTGAAACACCATTTAAAAATGACAAAAGAGAAGGCATAGAAAAGTTGTATAATGAAAATGGGAATCTTGTGAAAGAAGTGCCATATAAAAACCGTGAAGTAAATGGCACAACAAAAACATATGATGACAATGGAAACTTGATTCTAGAAGCATCAGTTTTAAATGATATATTGCATGGGGATATGAGATTCTACACAGAAGATAAAAAGCTACTAGCTACAATAAACGCACAAAACGACAAGTTTATAAGTGGAAAATGCTTTAATGATAAAGTTTTAACAGACAAAGCTTTGGAAGAGATTTATATATTTAATAATATTAGCAAAACAATTAATTATTTACAAAGAATATGCCTTAAAAGTGCAGATACGCTAAAAGAATGCGAAAGCGAAGCAGACAAAATAAGCGGTTGCGTAGAGAGAGGATATTATGCAAATGGGAATCTTTGGGTAGAAATGCCATATAAAAATGGTAAAAGAGAAGGTATAGAAAAAGAGTATCATTATGAAAATGGGAAGCTTCGGGCAGAAATACCATTTAAAAACGATAGCGTAAATGGGGATATAAAACTCTACACAAAAGATGGAAAACTACTAGCCTTAATTAAAGCCGAGAATAATAAGTTTATAAGTGGAAAATGCTCTAGTGACAAAGCCCTAACAAGTAAAGATTTAGAAGAGAGTAATAAATATCCCTACTTCGAAAGTGCAATTAACCATTTAGAAGTAATATGCATCAAAAGTGATTCTAAATAA
- the hisF gene encoding imidazole glycerol phosphate synthase subunit HisF, which yields MTNLAKRIIPCLDIKDGRVVKGVNFVALKDAGDPLEVAKRYNDCGADELVFLDINASFEGRKATLKVIEFIAKEVFIPLTIGGGISTLEDISNLLDAGCDKVSLNSSAIKNPDFINESAKKFGSQCIVIAIDVKRRENGSIGVFTHGGRHDSGLDMQTWLQEVEKRGAGEILLTSMDSDGTKAGFDIEKLKIAMECCDLPLIASGGAGSMEHILEAFEIGVDAVLAASIFHYKEVEIESLKHFLTQHNIPVRLECV from the coding sequence ATGACAAATTTAGCAAAAAGGATTATTCCATGCCTTGATATTAAAGATGGAAGAGTTGTAAAAGGTGTGAATTTTGTAGCCCTAAAAGATGCGGGAGATCCACTTGAAGTAGCAAAAAGATATAATGATTGTGGTGCTGATGAGCTTGTATTTTTAGATATTAACGCTTCTTTTGAAGGACGCAAAGCAACGCTAAAGGTTATAGAATTTATTGCTAAAGAGGTCTTTATCCCGCTAACTATTGGCGGGGGCATTAGCACACTAGAAGATATTAGCAATCTCTTAGATGCAGGTTGTGATAAGGTTAGCCTTAACTCTTCAGCGATTAAGAATCCAGACTTTATAAATGAAAGTGCTAAGAAGTTTGGGTCTCAATGTATTGTCATCGCCATTGATGTGAAAAGAAGAGAGAATGGAAGTATTGGCGTTTTCACACATGGTGGGCGGCATGATAGCGGACTAGATATGCAGACATGGCTACAAGAAGTGGAGAAAAGGGGGGCTGGTGAGATTCTATTAACAAGTATGGATAGCGATGGCACAAAGGCTGGATTTGATATAGAAAAGCTAAAGATTGCTATGGAGTGTTGTGATTTACCGCTTATCGCAAGTGGTGGAGCGGGGTCTATGGAGCATATTTTAGAAGCATTTGAAATAGGCGTTGATGCTGTGCTTGCTGCAAGTATCTTTCACTATAAAGAAGTAGAGATAGAATCTCTAAAGCATTTTTTAACACAGCATAATATCCCTGTGCGTTTGGAATGTGTGTAG
- the rsmA gene encoding 16S rRNA (adenine(1518)-N(6)/adenine(1519)-N(6))-dimethyltransferase RsmA — protein MQDTLESYITESRINVDSRTYKTKSLDKKATLKQHEKSKTHFHHKKSLGQHFLHDSVILDRIFQSIPHDIAAEIDKSVRLIEVGIGLGDLTKRLLSKYSLLAYEIDYDLITQAEKNYHHEIETNRLQLVQADVLKVRHNDSYLLSSDYFLVSNLPYYIATAIILQALKDTHCKGFLVMTQKEVAQKFCAKQKDSTYCSLSLLAQSFGDISYLFSVPKEAFNPPPKVESAVFCFKRGKCHYTQDLESLLHFAFLAPRKKLFSNLMQYDKLRDKAMLKHIFQTMQLDENVRAHEVGLQEYCDMLHIYNAMKKDKQ, from the coding sequence ATGCAAGATACATTAGAATCTTACATTACAGAATCTAGAATCAATGTAGATTCTAGAACTTATAAAACTAAAAGCTTAGATAAAAAAGCGACATTAAAACAGCATGAAAAAAGCAAAACGCACTTTCATCATAAAAAGAGTTTAGGACAACATTTTTTACATGATTCTGTAATACTTGATAGAATCTTCCAATCCATTCCCCACGATATTGCCGCAGAGATTGATAAAAGCGTGCGATTAATCGAAGTGGGGATTGGCTTGGGCGATTTAACCAAAAGACTTTTAAGCAAATATAGCCTTTTAGCGTATGAAATCGATTATGATTTAATCACACAGGCAGAGAAAAACTATCATCATGAGATAGAGACAAATAGATTGCAACTTGTGCAAGCTGATGTGCTAAAAGTGCGACATAATGATTCTTATTTGCTTAGTAGTGATTACTTTTTGGTCTCAAATCTCCCCTATTATATTGCAACTGCGATTATTTTGCAAGCCTTAAAGGATACGCATTGCAAGGGATTTCTTGTAATGACACAAAAAGAAGTGGCACAGAAATTTTGTGCGAAACAAAAGGATAGCACATATTGTAGCCTTAGCCTTTTAGCACAATCTTTTGGCGATATATCCTATCTTTTTTCTGTGCCAAAAGAAGCGTTTAATCCACCACCAAAAGTGGAGTCAGCAGTATTTTGCTTTAAACGCGGGAAGTGTCACTACACGCAAGATTTAGAATCTTTGCTGCATTTTGCATTCCTTGCACCGCGTAAAAAACTCTTTTCAAATCTTATGCAATATGATAAATTGAGAGATAAGGCAATGCTAAAACATATCTTTCAAACCATGCAATTAGATGAGAATGTAAGAGCACATGAAGTAGGCTTACAAGAATATTGCGATATGTTGCATATATATAATGCTATGAAAAAGGATAAACAATGA
- a CDS encoding ribonuclease J: MNEQNKSEEQVNVSNDMLNKEQKRRTRQEHTDTQKGERHNTHARKPRPKNPAHALEDSNKREDSNMRSVNEHKKRNFKPQFKNEHTKDSNTENRKWVGENKHAMRQKRERYEEEKHEDGTRKIKTTNEKGNLSFHKDLKKGVEANTKIQKGSLNPHHKLNLNTNAKVRITPLGGLGEIGGNMTIIETEKSAIVIDIGMSFPDESMPGVDILIPDFHYIQSIKNKIAAVVITHAHEDHIGAVPYFYKQFQFPLYGTPLALGLVGNKFEEHGLKQYKSLFHIVEKRSPVRIGDFEIEWIHITHSIIDSSALAIRTEAGVIMHTGDFKIDHTPIDNLPTDLHRLAHYGEEGVMLLLSDSTNSHKSGVTPSEASVGPTFDNLFKNATGRVIMSTFSSNIHRVYQAISYGLKYNRKVAVIGRSMEKNLDIARELGYIDLPSNVFIEAHEVLQYPDEEVLIVTTGSQGETMSALYRMATDEHRHIKIKPTDMVILSAKAIPGNEGSVSAVINLIMKAGAKVAYQDFSEIHVSGHAAQEEQKLMLRLIKPKFFLPVHGEYNHIAKHKQTAIACGVLEKNIYLMEDGDQIEVNPNYMRKVKSVRTGKSFVDNQANRQIENDVINERNLLANDGIFILTLRMDMQKRKILENRINVFGILGQKEEAELAKFIMDNINMHFSNAKPTIFKDAKSLENDLFSVLRKLLFKRFKKYPAILVNVLIDGEVRQKMTQNAPHKGHDMLDTHLESIVSETINENEGNL; encoded by the coding sequence ATGAATGAACAAAATAAGAGTGAAGAACAAGTAAATGTGTCAAATGATATGCTAAATAAAGAGCAAAAAAGACGCACAAGACAGGAACACACAGACACACAAAAAGGCGAAAGACATAACACACATGCAAGAAAGCCTCGCCCTAAAAATCCCGCACATGCCCTAGAAGATTCCAATAAAAGAGAAGATTCTAATATGCGTTCTGTAAATGAGCATAAAAAGCGAAACTTTAAACCGCAATTTAAAAACGAGCATACAAAAGATTCTAACACAGAGAATAGAAAATGGGTAGGCGAAAATAAACATGCCATGCGACAAAAAAGAGAGAGATATGAAGAAGAGAAACATGAAGATGGCACAAGAAAGATAAAAACCACAAATGAAAAAGGGAATCTCTCTTTTCACAAAGACTTAAAAAAAGGTGTTGAAGCAAATACAAAGATTCAAAAAGGCTCACTCAATCCACACCACAAACTAAACCTCAACACAAATGCAAAAGTGCGTATCACACCACTTGGTGGGCTTGGCGAAATCGGTGGCAATATGACTATTATTGAGACTGAAAAAAGTGCGATTGTCATTGATATTGGCATGAGTTTTCCAGATGAGAGTATGCCCGGTGTTGATATTTTGATACCAGATTTTCACTATATTCAAAGTATTAAAAATAAGATTGCAGCCGTTGTGATTACACACGCACATGAAGACCATATTGGAGCTGTGCCTTACTTTTACAAGCAGTTTCAGTTTCCACTCTATGGCACACCACTTGCATTAGGGCTTGTTGGCAATAAGTTTGAAGAACATGGCTTGAAGCAATATAAATCATTATTTCACATTGTAGAAAAAAGAAGTCCGGTAAGAATTGGGGATTTTGAGATTGAGTGGATTCATATCACACATAGCATTATTGATAGTTCTGCCCTTGCGATCCGCACAGAAGCAGGGGTTATTATGCACACAGGTGATTTTAAGATAGACCATACTCCAATTGATAATCTCCCCACAGATTTACACAGACTAGCACATTATGGCGAAGAGGGGGTAATGCTGCTTTTAAGTGATTCTACAAATTCTCATAAAAGCGGTGTAACTCCAAGTGAAGCAAGTGTAGGACCAACTTTTGATAATCTCTTTAAAAATGCCACAGGCAGAGTGATTATGAGTACCTTTAGCTCAAACATACACAGAGTGTATCAGGCTATCTCGTATGGTTTGAAATATAATCGCAAAGTCGCAGTTATAGGTCGCTCAATGGAGAAAAACCTAGATATTGCAAGGGAGTTAGGCTACATTGATCTACCAAGCAATGTATTTATTGAAGCACATGAAGTATTACAATATCCAGATGAAGAGGTGCTAATCGTAACGACAGGCAGTCAGGGCGAAACCATGAGTGCATTATATCGCATGGCAACTGATGAGCATAGACACATTAAAATCAAGCCAACAGACATGGTGATTCTATCAGCAAAGGCTATCCCGGGAAATGAGGGCAGTGTATCAGCAGTCATTAATCTCATTATGAAAGCAGGGGCAAAAGTCGCCTATCAAGATTTCAGCGAAATCCATGTAAGCGGACATGCCGCCCAAGAAGAACAAAAGCTCATGCTAAGATTAATTAAACCTAAGTTTTTCCTACCAGTGCATGGTGAATACAATCATATCGCAAAGCATAAACAAACTGCTATTGCTTGTGGTGTGCTAGAAAAAAATATTTATCTTATGGAAGATGGCGATCAAATCGAAGTCAATCCAAACTACATGCGTAAAGTAAAATCTGTGCGAACAGGCAAAAGCTTTGTGGATAATCAAGCAAATAGACAGATTGAAAATGATGTGATAAATGAGCGAAATCTCCTTGCAAATGATGGAATCTTTATTCTAACCTTGCGTATGGATATGCAAAAAAGAAAGATTCTAGAAAACAGAATCAATGTCTTTGGAATCTTAGGACAGAAAGAAGAGGCAGAGTTAGCAAAGTTTATTATGGATAATATCAATATGCACTTTAGCAATGCAAAACCGACTATCTTTAAAGATGCAAAAAGTTTAGAGAATGATTTATTTAGCGTGTTAAGAAAATTGCTTTTCAAACGCTTTAAAAAATATCCAGCGATATTGGTAAATGTCTTAATCGATGGCGAAGTGCGACAAAAAATGACACAAAATGCCCCACATAAAGGACATGATATGCTAGATACACACTTAGAATCTATTGTGAGTGAGACTATCAATGAAAATGAAGGGAATCTTTAA
- a CDS encoding TolC family protein yields MNHCKYAVRLPLGLLPLCWLFGIMLSYTCYANQTSLKKNIQAKDYITQSDYITAQNLDSKNAKNTSKNISIYDAWQDVLRNNQGIKAQYLNTQNMEKLNLAAKLSYLPQIDLNALYLHLGNKVQIDLIHDRNQYNKVLQDAQILAGQSGQIGQMGGQLVSLLQFYGTPITLLEQDVVVGALNILYPLYTGGARYYGNKLAKVALKDSYQALRLKELATFEELVTIYYSVVLAKETLNALQSTEESTLKHYENSKKLHRLGQIADIELLGAQVAYDKAKNQRRSAENALDIANFTLDSILQTTDSNPTSLLAINPNLELKSFEYYKEATLKTYPALQIAHNKITMADYTKRLELGRFTPKIGAFASFMVTDNRSKMEQMMPNWYAGVAARWTLLSPQGRLQKYQGAKIMQMQASALEIEAVQKMELLVKTTYKQIKLYKESYESLDSSIALAKENLRLKERAFSQGLVTNDSVVDARNALDSVIVEQKGVAYKMIIAFAKLQALSGDLDTFFAIQK; encoded by the coding sequence ATGAATCATTGCAAATATGCCGTAAGGTTGCCATTAGGGTTACTGCCATTATGTTGGCTATTTGGCATTATGCTATCATACACATGCTATGCCAATCAAACTTCACTCAAAAAGAATATACAAGCCAAAGACTACATAACGCAATCTGATTACATAACCGCACAAAACCTAGATTCTAAAAACGCAAAAAATACAAGCAAAAACATAAGCATTTATGACGCATGGCAAGATGTATTACGCAATAATCAAGGCATAAAAGCACAATATCTCAACACGCAAAATATGGAAAAACTAAATCTAGCAGCAAAGCTATCATACTTGCCACAAATTGATTTAAATGCCTTGTATCTTCATCTTGGCAATAAAGTCCAAATCGATCTCATTCATGATAGAAATCAGTATAATAAAGTATTACAAGACGCACAGATTCTAGCAGGACAATCCGGTCAAATAGGGCAAATGGGTGGGCAGCTTGTCTCACTTTTGCAATTCTATGGCACACCTATCACGCTTTTAGAGCAAGATGTTGTCGTTGGTGCATTAAATATTTTATATCCGCTCTATACCGGTGGTGCTAGGTACTATGGTAATAAACTTGCTAAAGTTGCCCTAAAAGATTCCTATCAAGCTTTAAGACTGAAAGAGTTAGCTACTTTTGAAGAATTAGTAACAATCTATTATAGCGTTGTGCTTGCAAAAGAAACCCTTAATGCCTTACAATCCACAGAAGAAAGCACATTAAAGCATTATGAAAATTCAAAAAAACTTCACAGACTAGGGCAAATCGCAGACATTGAGCTACTCGGCGCACAAGTAGCCTATGATAAGGCTAAAAATCAAAGAAGAAGCGCAGAAAATGCCCTTGATATAGCAAATTTTACGCTTGATAGCATTTTACAAACAACAGATTCTAATCCAACTTCACTTCTAGCCATAAATCCAAACTTAGAGTTAAAATCATTTGAATACTACAAAGAAGCGACACTTAAAACCTATCCTGCATTACAAATTGCACATAATAAAATCACTATGGCAGATTACACAAAGCGATTAGAACTTGGTAGATTCACTCCAAAAATCGGTGCTTTTGCATCTTTTATGGTAACTGATAATAGGTCAAAAATGGAGCAAATGATGCCAAATTGGTATGCAGGGGTTGCAGCTAGATGGACGCTACTTAGCCCACAAGGCAGACTGCAAAAATATCAAGGTGCAAAGATTATGCAAATGCAAGCAAGCGCACTTGAGATAGAGGCTGTGCAGAAAATGGAGCTACTTGTAAAAACAACTTATAAGCAAATAAAGCTATATAAAGAGAGTTATGAATCCCTTGATTCTAGCATTGCTCTTGCAAAAGAGAACTTGCGATTAAAAGAGAGGGCATTCTCTCAAGGGCTTGTTACAAATGATTCTGTAGTAGATGCAAGGAATGCACTCGATTCTGTCATAGTCGAGCAAAAAGGTGTAGCCTATAAAATGATTATCGCATTTGCAAAATTGCAAGCATTAAGTGGCGATCTTGACACATTTTTTGCAATACAAAAATAG
- a CDS encoding HlyD family secretion protein, translating into MLQEILKDKKKLASVVFIVVAFALIIIWLVGTFYRAYLPKKQIFQGQISAKEYSVSSKLAGRIDEILVHKGDVVKKGDVVFTIKSPELEAKLTQAQAGYEAAKALNEEVHSGTRNETIESAKDVWQAASAQAKLAEKTYKRIQQLYNEGVMSLQRRDEAFAAYQSAKYNESTTYQQYKLALSGTRDEAKKAALEKEKAALGQVQEVEAYVKDIEAFAPADGEVSNILVHSGELAPSGFPVVMLLDLNDSWLRLSVDENHLQRFQKGNTFKGFIPALNKEVEFRVTYIAAMGDFATWKATASTQNYDMKTFEIEARPTQKVDGLRVGMSVLVDSE; encoded by the coding sequence ATGCTACAAGAGATTCTAAAAGATAAGAAAAAGTTAGCTTCTGTTGTGTTTATTGTCGTTGCGTTTGCACTCATTATAATATGGCTTGTTGGCACATTTTATCGTGCCTATCTTCCTAAAAAGCAGATTTTTCAAGGGCAAATAAGCGCAAAAGAATATAGTGTCAGCTCAAAGCTTGCAGGAAGAATTGATGAAATTTTAGTGCATAAGGGCGATGTAGTAAAAAAAGGTGATGTAGTCTTTACTATTAAAAGCCCAGAATTAGAAGCAAAACTCACACAAGCCCAAGCAGGATATGAAGCAGCAAAGGCATTAAATGAGGAGGTGCATAGTGGCACGCGTAATGAAACCATAGAATCTGCAAAAGATGTATGGCAAGCCGCAAGCGCGCAAGCAAAACTAGCAGAAAAAACCTATAAGAGAATCCAGCAGCTATACAATGAAGGCGTGATGAGTTTGCAAAGGCGAGATGAAGCATTTGCAGCCTATCAAAGTGCAAAATATAATGAAAGCACAACATATCAACAATATAAACTTGCCTTAAGCGGCACACGAGATGAAGCAAAAAAGGCAGCCCTAGAGAAAGAAAAAGCAGCATTAGGGCAGGTCCAAGAGGTAGAAGCCTATGTAAAAGACATTGAGGCGTTTGCACCAGCAGATGGTGAAGTGAGTAATATTTTAGTGCATAGTGGAGAGTTAGCCCCGAGTGGTTTTCCTGTTGTTATGCTGCTTGATTTAAATGATTCTTGGTTGCGTTTAAGTGTCGATGAGAATCATTTGCAAAGATTCCAGAAAGGGAATACCTTTAAGGGTTTTATACCCGCATTAAATAAAGAAGTGGAATTTCGCGTTACCTATATCGCTGCAATGGGCGATTTTGCCACATGGAAAGCAACAGCTAGCACACAAAACTATGATATGAAAACATTTGAGATAGAAGCCCGCCCAACACAAAAAGTAGATGGTTTGCGTGTAGGTATGAGTGTGCTTGTGGATAGTGAATAA
- a CDS encoding class I SAM-dependent methyltransferase, whose protein sequence is MDNKMSSVEMMATYNAEWYGDQGNESYKSAKATLDSIAELLPNLSDGVTSVIDVGCGVGTWLRAWQEKYGNISICGIDGNSVEGERFFIPYNFFHRIDLTADSNAIVSEVLEHCKNADIKTNTQNTNDTNSDTLRHNGGGGKPFSIAQSLEVAEHLYAEYAENFVRTLTSLSDIILFSAAIPHQGGTHHVNEQPPAYWADIFKKYDYVCFDIVRPKVWENTKIAHWYRQNIMLYVHKGKAEIFEALGYKITPKPMHLVHPFIYGYMSDCQLEIERLNKKLNKTFFRRLNRLSKKLRGKL, encoded by the coding sequence ATGGATAACAAAATGAGTAGTGTCGAGATGATGGCAACCTATAATGCAGAGTGGTATGGCGATCAAGGAAATGAGAGTTACAAATCTGCAAAAGCAACACTTGATTCTATTGCAGAGTTATTGCCGAACTTAAGCGATGGTGTAACGAGTGTCATTGATGTTGGTTGTGGTGTTGGCACATGGCTTAGGGCATGGCAGGAAAAATATGGCAATATTAGCATTTGTGGTATTGATGGCAATAGTGTGGAGGGCGAACGCTTTTTCATTCCATACAATTTTTTTCATAGAATAGATTTGACTGCAGATTCTAATGCGATAGTAAGCGAGGTTTTAGAGCATTGTAAAAATGCAGATATTAAAACTAATACGCAAAATACAAATGACACAAATAGCGATACGCTTAGACACAATGGGGGGGGGGGCAAACCCTTTAGTATCGCACAATCCTTAGAGGTTGCCGAGCATTTATACGCAGAATATGCAGAAAATTTTGTTCGTACCCTAACTTCCCTATCTGATATTATTCTTTTTTCCGCAGCAATTCCCCATCAAGGTGGCACACATCATGTCAATGAGCAACCACCAGCCTATTGGGCAGACATTTTTAAAAAGTATGACTATGTGTGTTTCGATATTGTGCGTCCAAAGGTGTGGGAAAATACAAAAATTGCACATTGGTATAGACAAAACATAATGTTGTATGTTCATAAGGGTAAAGCAGAAATCTTTGAGGCATTAGGCTATAAAATCACGCCAAAGCCGATGCACTTGGTCCATCCTTTCATTTATGGATATATGAGCGATTGTCAGCTAGAGATCGAGAGATTAAATAAGAAGTTAAATAAAACATTTTTTAGACGATTAAATAGGTTGTCTAAAAAACTAAGAGGAAAATTATAA
- the rpsT gene encoding 30S ribosomal protein S20 produces the protein MANHKSAEKRIRQTEKRTERNRYYRTRLKNITKAVREAVASKDLDKANEAFKIANKEIHKFVSKGILKKNTAARKVSRLNSAVKKLSQAA, from the coding sequence ATGGCAAATCATAAGTCAGCAGAAAAACGCATTCGTCAAACAGAGAAAAGGACAGAACGCAATAGATATTATCGCACACGACTTAAAAACATCACAAAAGCAGTGCGTGAAGCAGTAGCAAGTAAAGACCTTGACAAAGCAAATGAAGCTTTCAAAATCGCAAACAAAGAGATCCACAAGTTTGTAAGCAAGGGAATCTTAAAGAAAAACACAGCCGCACGAAAAGTAAGCCGACTAAATAGTGCGGTAAAAAAGCTTAGCCAAGCAGCGTAA